The following are from one region of the Pseudorasbora parva isolate DD20220531a chromosome 12, ASM2467924v1, whole genome shotgun sequence genome:
- the LOC137093479 gene encoding uncharacterized protein, with product MSTVDREVVLEVLSALLETTVKPYNGLLGKMNPNELNICNYLSNVLVKHIADVLDLQLATVAGFNLNVCKEMFVDMDEFFEPRFDYDFTHLRDKSVCMRGNEPYTRPCGWYRFALKVLDKYPDGNAWLGTDGWRSHSVAGEWPMSYHGTSVQGATGIVKTHYKAGPRQLYGRGIYSTYDIDQASGYSKEFTSKKTGKRYRVLMQNRINPNMRTVCQRTDYWLIEIPDSTSAAKEKEIVEKSIRPYGILLKEV from the coding sequence ATGTCTACAGTGGACAGGGAAGTTGTTCTGGAGGTGCTGTCTGCCCTCCTCGAAACAACTGTGAAGCCTTACAATGGATTATTAGGAAAGATGAATCCTAATGAGCTCAATATATGTAATTATCTGTCAAATGTACTGGTCAAACATATTGCAGATGTATTAGATCTGCAACTAGCAACAGTGGCAGGTTTCAACTTAAATGTATGTAAGGAGATGTTTGTGGACATGGATGAATTCTTCGAACCTCGCtttgattatgatttcacaCATTTACGTGACAAGTCAGTATGCATGCGGGGTAATGAGCCATATACACGTCCATGCGGATGGTACCGCTTTGCTCTCAAAGTCCTGGACAAGTACCCTGATGGAAACGCCTGGCTGGGCACGGACGGATGGAGGAGTCACTCAGTGGCTGGCGAGTGGCCCATGTCCTATCATGGAACCAGTGTTCAGGGTGCTACAGGTATCGTCAAAACCCATTACAAAGCAGGACCTAGACAACTCTACGGGAGAGGAATCTATTCAACATACGACATAGATCAGGCTTCTGGCTACAGCAAGGAATTTACATCTAAAAAGACCGGGAAGAGATACAGAGTCCTGATGCAGAACAGGATCAATCCAAACATGAGGACAGTGTGCCAAAGAACGGACTACTGGCTGATTGAGATTCCTGACAGCACCTCTGCTGCTAAAGAGAAGGAGATCGTGGAGAAGTCCATTCGTCCTTATGGGATTCTGCTGAAAGAGGTGTGA